The Amycolatopsis umgeniensis DNA segment CTGGATCCAGGCGAAGACGAAACATGGGTGACCGTCGAACAGTTCGAGCGGGTACTCGACGCGGTGGCCGGACGTGAAGACGTCGGGCTCACCTTCGACGACGGCAACTCCTCCGACGTCGAGATCGCGCTCCCCAGGCTGGTGGAGCGCGATCTCACGGCGGAGTTCTTCCCGCTCGCGGGCCGGATCGGCCAGCGTGGCTTCGTCGACGCCGACGGCTTGCGCGAGCTGGCCGAGGCGGGCATGACGATCGGCTCGCACGGCTGGGAGCACCGCGACTGGCGGCGGCTCGACGCCAGGCACGCCCGGCGCGAACTCGAAGTCGCGCCGAAACTGCTCGCCGACTTGAGCGGGAAGCCCGTGCGCGCGTACGTGCCGCCGTTCGGCGCCTACGACCGGCGGGTCCTCGGGAGGCTTCGGCGTTCCGGCGCGACGAGGATCTACGCCGCCGAAGGGGGCGTGGCGTCGCGCGATGGTTTGGTGCGCCCGCGGACCAAGGTCGGGTACGACGTCGATCAGGACTGGATCGACAGCGTGCTCGGTGATCGGGACGGCCTGTACCGCCGAGCGGGACGGGTGATGGCGCGAGTCTCCAGGCTTGTCCGCTTTTGACCGGTTTTCGTTGCGTAGTGGGAAAACAACACCCCGTCAGCCCTTGAGAACGGTCACTGACGGCTGCATTCTGGGCGCCCTCGATAAGAAGCCTTATTAACTAAGGGGTGCACGGTATGCGGAAGTTGCTCCTGTTCTCGGCGATGGTGGTGGCCGCAGGACTGGCCCCCGCGGCGACGGCCGTGGCCTCGACGGCCCCGGTCGCCGTCCAGGCGGGTCCGACGGCTCAGCAGTTGCTGGCGAAGACCACCAGCTGCAAGCAGGTCTCGAACGGCAAGTACAAGACCGACGACGAAACCGGCCGGACCATCGCGGTCTGCGACGCGGGCGGTGCCGTGTTCTGGAAGGCCGACATGGACATCGACTGCGACGGGCAGCCGACCGCGCGGTGCAACAAGGACACCGACCCGTGGTTCCAGGACGGCACGGCGTTCCCGCGTTCCGACGGCAAGGCGCTCATCGCCGACCAGACGCCCTACATCGTCGTGCCGAGCGTCAGCAGCACGTGGAACTTCGGGAACTCGGGGCTCAAGGGCGCCGGCTCGTGCGCGGTGATCTACAACAACAAGGTGCTCTACGCCGTCATCGGTGACACCGGGCCGAACGACATCATCGGCGAAGCGTCTTACGCGGCGGCGAAGGCGTTGGGCATCAACCCGGATCCGGCGAACGGCGGCGTCGACTCCGGGGTCACCTACATCTGCTTCAAGAACTCGAAGGTGTCGCCGATCGAAGACCACGCGAAGTCGACCTCCGTGGGGGAGGGACTGGCGGCGAAGTTCGTGCAGGGCTGACGGCGGCCCCCGCGGCGGCCGCCGGTCCGTGAAGGCCTCCTTCCCTACGCTCAAGGTAGGGAAGGAGGCCTTCATTTGTTTACCTACGTCTGACCTGCGCGTAGCTGGCGGCTCGATCTGTTCGGGGATCGACGGTGGAGGATTTGGGACGTTCAACGTCCCAAATCCTCCACCGTCGCGCGAGTCACCCTGGTTGATCGAGGCAGTGTCGGTCACGACCTCGTGGCCGACGACCGAGCGAGGAACATTCCGGACGTTCAACGTCCTGAAACCTCCACACCCGGACCCACACACCAGCAGGTCAGCAAACACAAGCCCGTTAAGGAGGCCTTCACTACCTTCGTCTGACTTGCGTGAGGACGGTGGTTGCGCGGGTCCATCCGGCCACGCCAGTGGGCAAGCAAATCAGGGGGTCGCCAAGGAGGCCTTCACGGACTTCAGGCGATCAGGGTGCCGAACCGTGGCGGGTCTCGTGAGTCACCGCGGTTCCAGCAGCATCGACCACTCCCAGCCGTAGGGCGGGGCGACGTGGCGGAGGGTCGACTCGTTGACGGCCTTCCAGCCGCCGGCCGCACGGAACACGTACTCGCCGACGGCGAGACCGGGGAAGGTCGCGAAGCCCTTGGCGTCGGTCCTGGCGAGCGAAACCAGCCTGTTGTCCTTTGTGGACACGGTGACGGTGGTGTTCGCCAGACCTTCACCGTCGTCCGGTCGCCAGTTGTGGTTCTTGTCGACCCAGGCCTGGCCGCGGGCATCGGCACGTTTGCCGGGGACCTGGGCTTCGGCCGACACCCAAGGCCCGTTCAGGTAGGTCTTGCCGCTGAAGTTGCAGTCGAGATAGGTCCTGCCGAAGTACGGCGCCTTCTCGGCCACCTGGCCGGTCAGGGTGAGGACCAGTCGCTGTCCCGGGGCCAGCGTGCCCGCCTGCGCGGGACCGAAGGCGCCCCACTGCTCCTGCGGGATCTTCAGATCGATACCGGTGCCCTCGCGATCCTCACAGGTCGCGTAGAGGCCGGAGAGCGGGTACGCGCCAGTGTTCGTGAGAGTGACTGTCGCCTTGGCCGCCTCTCCCGGCGCGTAGCGCGCCTTGTCGAGCTCGATCTTCGCCTGAAGGTCCTTTTCGAGCGGCTGCCTGCCTTGGACGCTCAGGTTCTGGTACTTGCCGCTGCCGTCCAGGCGCATCACGTTGTCGTCCGGCAGCATCCAGCCGTCGGGAACGTCCCGGAAATAGAGGACCCGATGGGATCCGACGGGGACGGCGTCGAAGGCGAACCGTCCGGCTGAGTCGGTGATCACCGACAGTTCCTGGGGCATTCCGAAACTGCCCACCCGCGCCGTGATACCGGCCAGTTCCTCCCCGGGGGAAAGCACGCCGTCGCGGTTCTTGTCCCCGTACACCTGACCGGCGACGCGTTCGGTGGTCTCCGGTGGGACCAGGTTCACCGGGACGTCGGCGCCGTTGTCCGTGCGGTCGGTGTCCACCGGGGTCAACACGCTGAGCCGCACCACGGGATTGCCCGGTTCAACGGCCCAGATCCTGCCGGTCAGGCGATAGGTCCGGCTTTCGCCCGCCAGGAAGGACGTTCCGGGGCCGTCGAAGTTCAGGTCGCCCCAGGTGTTCGTCTCGAAGCTGTAATGGGGGCCGGAATAGGTGCTCCCCTGCGCCCGGACCTCGGTCGCCGTGGTGTCGCCGATGTTGGTGATCGTCAGATCGATCGGAATGGTCTCGTCCCGGAGCCAGCGCCCGTCCGGCACGGCCGCTGTGATCTTGAGGTTCGGGCCGGGATCGGCGTACGCGGGCACAGCGGCCATCGTTCCGGCGAGGGTGAAGGCCAAGGTCATCGCGCCGACAGCGCGAAGCGATCTTCCGGGCAGGGTTCTTCGCATCGGTATTTCCCCCAAGTCACGCGTGATGCGGCGGCCGTCCTCGTGACGGATCCCCCCACGACGTGCGTCGTTGACGAAAGCGACCCTAGGGCAAAGACGGCGGACCGAACACTCACGAGATCGTTACGCGCCGCCTGTAGCGTTTCGCGCCCCTCGAGCGATGAGTAATTCCCTTGCCGCACAGGCATTCCGCCAAAAGCAGGCGACTTGTGGACGGCGGTAACGAACCCGGTCCGTCCGCCGACCAACGGGCAGCGAATGCGGCTGGAGGAATTCACCATGAAGATCAGTGTCTTCGGGCTCGGTTACGTCGGTTGCGTGTCGGCGGCGTGCCTTGCCGGACGCGGGCACGAGGTCGTCGGGGTCGACGTGAACCCGGTGAAGATCGACCTCATTTCCGGCGGCAAGGCGCCGGTGGTCGAGGAGCGGATCGGGGAACTGACCGCGGAGGTGGTCGCGCAAGGCAAGCTGAGAGCGACCACCGACGTCAGACAGGCGGTCGCGGACAGTGAAGTCTCCCTGATCTGCGTCGGTACCCCGTCGGCGCCGAACGGCAGCCTGTCGACGGCGTTCCTGGAGCGCGTGGCCGAGGAGATCGGCGAGGCGCTCAAGACCAAGGCCGAGCGCCACACCGTCGTCTTCCGCAGCACGATGCTGCCGGGCACCTGCCTCGACCTGCTCGTCCCCATCCTCGAGAAGGCGTCCGGCCTCACCGCCGGCGTCGACTTCGGTGTCGCGGTGAACCCCGAGTTCCTGCGCGAGGGCAGCAGCGTCAAGGACTTCTTCGACCCGCCCAAGACCGTCATCGGCCAGCTCGACGCGGCCAGCGGCGACGTCGTCGCGGCGCTCTACGAAGGGCTTCCCGGCGAGGTCTTCCGTGTCGCGATCCCGGTGGCCGAGATGACGAAGTACGCCGACAACTCCTTCCACGGGCTCAAGATCGGTTTCGCGAACGAGCTCGGCGCCATCTGCCGTGCCCTGGGGCTCGACTCGCACCAGGTGATCGACGTCTTCCTCGCCGATCGCAAGCTCAACATCAGCCCCGCCTACCTCCGCCCCGGGTTCGCTTTCGGCGGCTCGTGCCTCCCCAAGGATCTGCGCGGCCTGGTCTACGCCGCGCACCGCGCGGACGTCGCCGTCCCGATCCTTTCGCACGTGCTGCCCTCCAACGACGAACACCTCCAGCGCGCCTTCGATCTGGTCGCGCGCACCGGGAAACGGAAGGTCGGGCTGTTCGGCCTGTCCTTCAAACCCGGCACCGACGACCTCCGGGAGAGCCCGCTCGTCGAGCTCGCGGAGCGCCTGCTCGGCAAGGGGTACGACCTGCGCATCTACGACGCCAACGTCAGCCTTTCGCGGCTGATGGGCGCGAACCGCGAATACATCGAGGGCAGGCTGCCGCATCTCGGCCAGCTGCTGGCCGGTTCCATCGACGAGGTCCTCGACCACGCCGAGGTCTCCCTCATCGGCTGCAACGACCCGGACGTCCTCGCGGCGCATCCGGTGGGCGGCGGCCGCACCATCATCGATCTCGTCCGCGTACCCGATGCTGACAAGCGCCGGGCTGAAGAGGGATATGTCGGTCTTGCCTGGTAAAGCTCTCATCCTCGTCGAGAACCTTTCCGTCCCCTTCGATCGCCGTGTCTGGCAGGAGTGCCAGACACTCACGGGCGCGGGCTGGGAAGTCCACGTCATCTGTCCACAAGGGACCAAACGGGACACCGAGGCCGAAGTCACCATCGACGGCGTCCACATCCTGCGGTACCCGCTGAAGGCCGCCACCGGCGGTCCGGCCGGGTACGTCCAGGAGTACGGCTCCGCGCTGTGGCACACGCTCCGGCTCGCCCGCAAGGTCGGCCGCGTGGACGTCGTGCACG contains these protein-coding regions:
- a CDS encoding polysaccharide deacetylase family protein, which translates into the protein MVILAIGGVGRPVRALDPGEDETWVTVEQFERVLDAVAGREDVGLTFDDGNSSDVEIALPRLVERDLTAEFFPLAGRIGQRGFVDADGLRELAEAGMTIGSHGWEHRDWRRLDARHARRELEVAPKLLADLSGKPVRAYVPPFGAYDRRVLGRLRRSGATRIYAAEGGVASRDGLVRPRTKVGYDVDQDWIDSVLGDRDGLYRRAGRVMARVSRLVRF
- a CDS encoding glycoside hydrolase family 75 protein, with protein sequence MRKLLLFSAMVVAAGLAPAATAVASTAPVAVQAGPTAQQLLAKTTSCKQVSNGKYKTDDETGRTIAVCDAGGAVFWKADMDIDCDGQPTARCNKDTDPWFQDGTAFPRSDGKALIADQTPYIVVPSVSSTWNFGNSGLKGAGSCAVIYNNKVLYAVIGDTGPNDIIGEASYAAAKALGINPDPANGGVDSGVTYICFKNSKVSPIEDHAKSTSVGEGLAAKFVQG
- a CDS encoding carboxypeptidase-like regulatory domain-containing protein — encoded protein: MRRTLPGRSLRAVGAMTLAFTLAGTMAAVPAYADPGPNLKITAAVPDGRWLRDETIPIDLTITNIGDTTATEVRAQGSTYSGPHYSFETNTWGDLNFDGPGTSFLAGESRTYRLTGRIWAVEPGNPVVRLSVLTPVDTDRTDNGADVPVNLVPPETTERVAGQVYGDKNRDGVLSPGEELAGITARVGSFGMPQELSVITDSAGRFAFDAVPVGSHRVLYFRDVPDGWMLPDDNVMRLDGSGKYQNLSVQGRQPLEKDLQAKIELDKARYAPGEAAKATVTLTNTGAYPLSGLYATCEDREGTGIDLKIPQEQWGAFGPAQAGTLAPGQRLVLTLTGQVAEKAPYFGRTYLDCNFSGKTYLNGPWVSAEAQVPGKRADARGQAWVDKNHNWRPDDGEGLANTTVTVSTKDNRLVSLARTDAKGFATFPGLAVGEYVFRAAGGWKAVNESTLRHVAPPYGWEWSMLLEPR
- a CDS encoding nucleotide sugar dehydrogenase, producing the protein MKISVFGLGYVGCVSAACLAGRGHEVVGVDVNPVKIDLISGGKAPVVEERIGELTAEVVAQGKLRATTDVRQAVADSEVSLICVGTPSAPNGSLSTAFLERVAEEIGEALKTKAERHTVVFRSTMLPGTCLDLLVPILEKASGLTAGVDFGVAVNPEFLREGSSVKDFFDPPKTVIGQLDAASGDVVAALYEGLPGEVFRVAIPVAEMTKYADNSFHGLKIGFANELGAICRALGLDSHQVIDVFLADRKLNISPAYLRPGFAFGGSCLPKDLRGLVYAAHRADVAVPILSHVLPSNDEHLQRAFDLVARTGKRKVGLFGLSFKPGTDDLRESPLVELAERLLGKGYDLRIYDANVSLSRLMGANREYIEGRLPHLGQLLAGSIDEVLDHAEVSLIGCNDPDVLAAHPVGGGRTIIDLVRVPDADKRRAEEGYVGLAW